Proteins from a genomic interval of Crassostrea angulata isolate pt1a10 chromosome 7, ASM2561291v2, whole genome shotgun sequence:
- the LOC128155940 gene encoding uncharacterized protein LOC128155940 — translation MPGFIRTLLICVVLVVNISYQLTDGACEFPPDLRGDWYTTSNGLVTFSNDSISNFKSLIHPSTHTYNCEYIDNGRYITRARIPILSTSNYDVYFCMSFTKITETKYLVQYNSDMAGFVNERVVGVSVQSSTTTLLPVGEACNLTTSVPTGTQEVYVKKGNESSNFITCPESVASILDMTLNSGCYGNVMDGMSYPNYLIHSYNSSCASTQYTFTTSGNLSCMYSAMSGASTYLTVYNLDTTTDEISTYRFFCYVITSGNDQVYLTYHPKICQTDQTSTYVTSPGVIAYLVDRYKDAAPSDDEVPIGVVAGILVPIVLLLGMVLFIIYWKIKHRQKINHELELAARRNWKKLAEKFTPKTKHTVEKAENSSKMGKKKRKKKKKKGRKENCENQSVHSHTDSRRRSVWFDDFNNTIEEIQEPQPWQRQWEAFNDPLNKQTYDDDRGTPNTARSISSVQKIWLNPDNTEKVEVESTWDNVANFLANIRKRPKQEDFLQPQ, via the exons ATGCCGGGCTTCATTAGGACTTTATTAATCTGTGTAGTTTTAGTAGTGAATATATCTTATCAACTAACAG ATGGCGCCTGTGAATTTCCGCCGGATCTGCGCGGAGACTGGTACACGACCAGCAATGGATTGGTGACGTTTTCTAATGACAGCATCAGTAATTTCAAGAGTTTGATCCACCCCTCCACTCACACCTACAACTGTGAATACATTGATAATGGGCGATACATCACCAG AGCCCGTATACCTATCCTTAGCACCAGCAACTATGATGTGTACTTCTGTATGTCCTTCACGAAAATCACAGAAACTAAATACCTAGTCCAGTATAATTCAG ACATGGCGGGGTTTGTGAATGAGCGTGTGGTTGGTGTGTCCGTGCAGTCTTCTACCACGACCCTCCTCCCCGTGGGTGAGGCCTGTAACCTTACTACATCCGTACCCACGGGTACTCAGGAAGTCTACGTCAAGAAAG GCAACGAATCATCTAACTTTATAACCTGCCCCGAGAGTGTGGCCAGCATCCTTGACATGACCTTAAACTCTGGTTGCTATGGGAACGTCATGGATGGAATGTCATACCCTAACTACCTCATTCATAGTTACAACAGCTCATGCGCCTCAACTCAGTATACATTTACAA CCAGTGGTAACTTGAGTTGCATGTATTCGGCGATGTCCGGGGCCAGCACGTACCTTACGGTATATAACCTTGACACCACGACTGATGAAATCAGCACGTACAGATTCTTTTGTTAC GTTATTACTAGTGGCAATGATCAGGTATACCTCACATATCACCCCAAGATTTGCCAAACTGACCAGACCTCTACCTATGTGACGTCACCAGGTGTCATTGCCTATCTTGTGGATCGAT ATAAGGACGCAGCTCCCTCTGACGACGAGGTGCCGATTGGAGTAGTAGCCGGAATACTGGTGCCGATTGTGCTTCTCCTTGGCATGGTCCTTTTTATCATATACTGGAAAATAAAACATcgacaaaaaataaatcatgagtTAGAACTAGCAGCCAGGAGGAACTGGAAAAAATTAGCCGAAAAATTTACTCCAAAGACAAAACACACGGTAGAAAAGGCTGAGAATAGTTCCAAAATGGGCAAGAAAAAgaggaagaaaaagaaaaagaaaggtcGCAAAGAAAACTGCGAGAATCAATCTGTGCATTCCCATACG GACTCTAGAAGGCGTTCAGTATGGTTTGATGATTTTAACAACACCATCGAAGAAATACAGGAACCTCAG CCATGGCAGAGACAGTGGGAAGCATTTAATGACCCTCTCAACAAACAGACGTATGATGATGATAGAGGGACTCCGAATACGGCGCGTAGTATCTCGAGCGTCCAGAAAATATGGCTCAACCCAGATAACACAGAGAAAGTGGAAGTAGAGTCAACGTGGGATAATGTTGCTAACTTTTTGGCAAACATTCGAAAGCGTCCCAAACAGGAGGATTTCCTTCAACCgcaatga
- the LOC128156471 gene encoding nucleoside diphosphate-linked moiety X motif 6-like, producing the protein MFLSGNNVCYLNILFIIEHLVVPNILVFKVNYLGLNEEKNCVINMRLLPAIGSLRRLPSVCSWCRNSHTDIHTSFSPDSVTKDKYNGLTVDLNISHSLTSEEFRTILSDSIQKWRNQGRSAIWIKVPILQSHLIPEAANQGFEFHHAEHHHSLLKLWLQEDKEDLTPRFATHQVGVSGLVIREDTGQVLAIQDRNSQFNLWKFPGGLSNLEEDIGDTAVREVFEETGIKSEFLSMLALRQQHKQPGAFGRSDIFIVCRLRPLTFDIRPCSREIKACQWMDIAEVQKRSGFSAFMRKVTGMAMYGIQHGFQDLDIKYEEMESVYKGLRYKLYHRPVPSDTQTRGITRRDSINAGRALLKFR; encoded by the exons atgtttCTATCCggaaataatgtttgttaccttaatattttgtttattatcgAGCATTTAGTGGTTCCTAATATTTTAGTGTTTAAAGTCAACTATCTTGGTCTGAATGAAGAGAAAAACTGTGTAATTAATATGAG GTTACTGCCAGCAATAGGATCTCTCAGACGACTTCCCTCTGTGTGTAGCTGGTGCAGGAACAGCCACACAGACATCCACACCTCATTCAGTCCTGACTCGGTGACTAAGGATAAGTACAATGGACTAACAGTAGACCTCAACATATCACACTCACTTACCTCAGAAGAATTCAGGACCATTCTCTCAG ATTCAATCCAGAAATGGCGAAATCAGGGTAGGTCTGCCATATGGATTAAAGTGCCAATTCTCCAGAGTCACCTGATTCCTGAGGCAGCCAATCAGGGCTTTGAGTTCCACCACGCTGAGCACCACCATTCCCTGCTGAAGCTGTGGCTACAAGAGGACAAGGAGGATCTCACACCGCGATTCGCCACGCACCAAGTTGGTGTCTCAG GGCTGGTGATTCGTGAGGACACGGGACAGGTGCTCGCCATACAGGACCGGAACAGTCAG TTTAATTTATGGAAGTTCCCAGGGGGTCTCTCCAATCTGGAGGAAGATATCg GTGACACTGCAGTCAGAGAAGTATTCGAAGAAACGGGAATAAAATCAG AATTCCTGTCCATGTTGGCCCTCAGACAACAGCACAAACAGCCGGGAGCTTTCGGGAGATCAGACATTTTTATCGTGTGTCGTTTACGACCTTTAACCTTTGACATTCGACCTTGTTCCCGTGAAATAAAAGCATGCCAATGGATGGACATTGCAGAAGTACAAAAACGGAGCGGGTTCTCGGCATTCATGAGGAAAGTGACTGGGATGGCGATGTATGGTATTCAACATGGGTTCCAGGATCTGGACATTAAGTATGAAGAAATGGAGTCGGTTTATAAAGGACTTCGATATAAACTGTACCACCGACCCGTACCGTCAGACACACAGACAAGGGGAATTACTCGCCGTGATAGCATCAACGCAGGCCGTGCTCTTTTAAAGTTTAGATAG